The Anopheles merus strain MAF chromosome 2L, AmerM5.1, whole genome shotgun sequence genome has a segment encoding these proteins:
- the LOC121591568 gene encoding uncharacterized protein LOC121591568, protein MVSLKTLTKTATYIAIGGITCAMIMKVKLEDKIRSQPYYKESLKLLRSHPGAIQLLGEPIKDLSFDYGEESRKFGGGRIDSFAVPVRGPKTRGKYYFWAEMQDERWVIRRAELELKNEPDRRLLIRAEESQAKE, encoded by the exons ATGGTATCCTTAAAAACGCTCACCAAAACCGCTACGTACATAGCGATCGGTGGGATTACTTGTGCGATGATAATGAAGGTGAAGCTGGAGGACAAAATACGCAGCCAGCCGTACTACAAAGAATCGCTCAAACTGCTCCGATCTCATCCGG GTGCGATACAACTGCTCGGTGAGCCGATAAAGGATCTAAGCTTCGATTACGGAGAGGAAAGCAGAAAGTTCGGCGGCGGCAGAATCGATAGCTTTGCTGTACCGGTGAGGGGACCAAAAACCCGCGGCAAGTACTACTTCTGGGCGGAAATGCAGGACGAACGGTGGGTGATAAGGCGGGCAGAGCTGGAGCTGAAAAACGAACCGGACCGGCGGTTGTTGATAAGGGCGGAAGAGAGTCAAGCCAAAGAGTAG
- the LOC121591566 gene encoding vacuolar protein sorting-associated protein 26B, which yields MNFLRFGQSADIDVVFDGAENRQQAEIKTEDGKKDKYLLYYDGETVGGKVNITLKKPGSKLEHQGIKIELIGQIELYYDRGNHHDFLSLVRELARPGDLIQNTSYPFEFANVEKPYEVYVGSNVRLRYFLRVTIVRRLSDIVREVDIAVHTLSSYPDTNSPIKMEVGIEDCLHIEFEYNKSKYHLKDVIVGKIYFLLVRIKIKHMEIAIIKREQTGSGPNMYTENEIIAKYEIMDGSPVKGESIPIRVFLAGYDLTVTMREINKKFSVRYFLNLVLIDTEDRRYFKQQEITLWRKAEKTRKSLTPSQAAAIAAAQGGAAGLMPGQLVAATGSSNNPHIPHHLVGQGTMSSLASKELPSGLGGAAAGAGGLLGDGSADEDSVGGLKRSDDSNPIMGLFTEDNSQADLRPKPAVRQRSDDAQQDNSSRSVNSNLKPGEMPLHVEPDEDSLPEQQQPQQQQTQPAQQPQSAQQHLHREAGDGAASISQTTDEETSSLFDANDLSFNAASSSNPSANVAAAPATIVAADPTSSPTVSSSITKPMAGEEAADDETGVSASSRDIEQQQQQDEETAPMPEVTSTEVNASSSSTTTTTSPVPPTATAATAVSSSASSPPPLAAKPAKPRKPVLE from the exons ATG AATTTCCTCCGGTTTGGCCAGTCGGCCGACATCGACGTCGTGTTCGATGGGGCCGAAAACCGGCAGCAGGCGGAAATCAAAACAGAGGACGGCAAGAAGGACAAGTACCTGCTGTACTACGACGGCGAAACGGTGGGCGGAAAGGTGAACATTACGCTCAAAAAACCGGGCAGCAAGCTGGAACACCAGGGTATCAAAATCGAGCTTATCG GTCAAATTGAATTGTATTACGATAGGGGCAATCATCACGACTTTCTGAGCCTGGTGCGCGAGCTGGCCCGGCCGGGCGACCTCATCCAGAACACGTCATATCCGTTCGAGTTTGCGAACGTGGAGAAACCGTACGAGGTGTACGTCGGCTCGAACGTTCGATTACG ATACTTCCTGCGGGTGACGATTGTGCGCCGGCTGAGTGATATCGTGCGGGAGGTGGACATTGCGGTGCATACGCTGTCGAGCTATCCGGACACGAACAGTCCAATCAAGATGGAGGTGGGCATCGAGGACTGTTTGCACATCGAGTTCGAGTACAACAAGAGCAA GTACCACTTAAAGGATGTGATTGTGGGCAAAATCTATTTTCTGCTGGTGCGCATTAAGATTAAACACATGGAAATAGCCATCATCAAGCGGGAACAGACTGGTTCGG GACCTAACATGTACACGGAGAACGAAATTATCGCCAAGTACGAAATCATGGACGGGTCGCCGGTGAAGGGTGAAAGCATACCGATCCGGGTGTTTCTCGCCGGGTACGACCTCACCGTGACGATGCGCGAGATTAACAAGAAGTTCTCGGTCCGCTACTTCCTCAATCTGGTGCTAATTGACACCGAAGACCGGCGGTACTTCAAACAGCAGGAAATCACGCTCTGGCGCAAGGCGGAAAAGACGCGCAAATCGCTCACGCCGTCGCAGGCGGCCGCCATTGCCGCGGCCCAGGGCGGTGCGGCCGGGCTGATGCCGGGCCAGCTGGTGGCAGCGACGGGCTCGAGCAATAACCCGCACATACCTCACCATCTCGTCGGGCAGGGCACGATGAGCTCGCTCGCCTCGAAGGAGCTGCCGTCCGGCTTGGGGGGCGCTGCGGCCGGTGCTGGCGGACTGCTCGGGGACGGTAGTGCCGATGAGGACAGTGTCGGCGGGCTGAAGCGTTCGGACGATTCCAATCCAATTATGGGACTGTTTACGGAGGACAATTCGCAGGCGG aTTTACGACCTAAACCGGCGGTGCGACAGCGTAGCGACGATGCGCAGCAAGACAACAGCTCTCGCTCGGTAAACAGCAACTTGAAGCCGGGTGAAATGCCCCTACACGTCGAACCGGATGAAGATTCGCTGcctgagcagcagcagccgcagcagcaacagaccCAGCCGGCCCAGCAGCCCCAGTCGGCGCAGCAGCATCTGCACCGGGAGGCCGGCGATGGTGCCGCCTCGATATCGCAAACGACGGACGAGGAAACGTCCTCCCTGTTCGATGCGAACGATTTGAGTTTCAAtgcggccagcagcagcaacccgtCGGCGAACGTAGCCGCCGCCCCAGCGACGATCGTGGCTGCTGATCCGACCTCCTCGCCGACGGTGAGCAGCTCGATAACGAAACCAATGGCGGGCGAGGAAGCGGCCGACGATGAAACCGGAGTCTCGGCAAGCAGCAGGGacatcgagcagcagcagcagcaggacgaAGAGACTGCGCCCATGCCGGAAGTGACGAGTACGGAGGTCAatgcaagcagcagcagcaccaccactacGACAAGCCCGGTGCCGCCTACGGCGACAGCAGCCACGGCAGTGTCGAGCTCTGCTTCATCACCGCCCCCATTGGCGGCGAAACCGGCCAAACCTCGAAAGCCAGTGCTCGAATAA
- the LOC121593867 gene encoding ATP-dependent RNA helicase DHX33, with amino-acid sequence MDSGLSSRNSSLGNQYSRSYMKQEQAKQQRLSLPIYSVRKSLMEMVRKSSTIIVLGETGSGKTTQMPQFIYEAGLNGDKMIAITQPRRVAAITVAKWVAQEMGTNLGDLVGYTVRFEDMTSENTQVKYMTDGILCREALSDRQLRNYNVIILDEVHERTIVTDVLLGVVKKAQQIRALKRMTPLKVIIMSATMDCDHFASYFSDCPIVYLQGRTYQVKVYQMVEKMHYIEACLKTVVEIHQTQPAGDVLVFLTGQEEIEATVGKMRRLAKSFSPDLPKLAVHPMYAALPQNQQLDVFNPAPGNVRKVIFATNIAETSITINGIRYVVDCGRAKVRSYDPITGMDMLKVSWISQAQAHQRTGRAGRLSDGVCYRTYSKEVYGHLEKMTTPEILRCNMAATILNLLVMGVNYKDFDFIDKPPEEAIVGGLLELKALNAISSVENPILTALGTKMARFPLDPKYSKMLLSAPKFGCLEEMLTIIAMLSGENVFTNSVHKREQMLIAHSKFFDRSGDHITLLNVFNEFKTRAKPKVWCFDNFLNERNLTHVASIREQLSEICKALDLPSSTCGKDTTPVAKCLLTGLFANIATKQPDHLYLTSTSALKARIHPSSAVCGKFRPPVVVYTELVATRLNYLRNVTEIDPAWIDEVVPNVSQYQTKGFKENHFRAFQSHK; translated from the exons ATGGATTCCGGACTTTCGAGTCGCAACAGCAGTCTGGGCAATCAATACTCACGCTCCTATATGAAGCAGGAGCAGGCGAAACAGCAACGCCTGTCGTTGCCCATCTACTCGGTGCGCAAATC GCTGATGGAAATGGTGCGAAAGTCGTCCACGATCATCGTGCTGGGCGAGACGGGCAGCGGAAAAACCACCCAGATGCCACAGTTTATCTACGAGGCGGGACTGAACGGGGACAAAATGATTGCCATCACGCAACCGCGCCGAGTGGCCGCTATTACCGTAGCGAAATGGGTCGCGCAGGAGATGGGAACCAATCTGGGCGATTTGGTCGGGTACACGGTGCGCTTCGAGGACATGACGTCGGAAAACACGCAGGTTAAGTACATGACCGATGGTATTCTGTGCCGGGAGGCGCTGTCCGATCGGCAGCTGCGCAACTACAACGTGATCATACTGGACGAGGTGCACGAACGGACCATCGTGACGGATGTGCTGCTGGGAGTGGTGAAGAAAGCGCAACAGATACGAGCCCTCAAGCGCATGACGCCGCTGAAGGTCATCATCATGTCGGCCACGATGGACTGTGACCATTTTGCGAGCTACTTTTCCGACTGTCCGATCGTGTACCTGCAAGGCCGCACGTACCAGGTGAAGGTGTACCAGATGGTGGAGAAAATGCACTACATCGAGGCGTGTCTGAAGACGGTGGTAGAGATCCACCAAACGCAACCGGCCGGCGATGTGCTGGTGTTCCTAACCGGTCAGGAAGAAATAGAAGCAACCGTTGGCAAGATGCGACGCTTGGCAAAG AGCTTCTCGCCGGACCTTCCAAAGCTTGCCGTTCATCCAATGTACGCTGCGCTGCCACAGAACCAACAGTTGGACGTGTTCAACCCTGCGCCGGGTAACGTGCGGAAGGTTatatttgcgaccaacattgCCGAAACGTCCATTACGATCAACGGCATCCGGTATGTGGTGGATTGTGGCCGCGCGAAGGTACGCTCGTACGATCCCATCACGGGGATGGACATGCTGAAGGTATCCTGGATATCGCAGGCGCAAGCCCACCAGCGGACTGGCCGTGCGGGGCGTTTGAGCGATGGCGTTTGCTACCGCACGTACTCCAAGGAAGTGTACGGGCATTTGGAAAAGATGACGACGCCGGAGATTCTGCGCTGCAACATGGCCGCCACCATCCTCAACCTGCTCGTGATGGGCGTCAACTACAAAGACTTTGACTTTATCGACAAACCGCCGGAGGAGGCGATCGTGGGCGGGCTGCTCGAGCTGAAGGCGCTGAATGCGATCTCCTCGGTGGAGAATCCCATCCTGACCGCGCTCGGCACCAAGATGGCACGCTTCCCGCTCGATCCCAAGTACTCCAAGATGCTGCTTTCCGCGCCCAAGTTCGGCTGCCTGGAGGAGATGCTCACCATCATCGCGATGCTGTCGGGCGAGAACGTGTTCACCAACAGTGTGCACAAGCGCGAACAGATGCTGATCGCACACTCCAAGTTTTTCGACCGCTCGGGCGACCACATCACGCTGCTGAACGTGTTCAACGAGTTTAAGACGCGGGCCAAACCGAAGGTCTGGTGCTTCGACAACTTCCTCAACGAGCGCAACCTAACGCACGTGGCCTCGATCCGGGAGCAGCTGAGTGAAATTTGCAAAGCGCTCGATCTGCCGAGCAGCACGTGCGGGAAGGATACGACCCCGGTCGCCAAGTGTTTGCTGACCGGGCTGTTTGCGAACATTGCCACGAAGCAGCCGGACCACCTGTACCTCACCTCGACCAGCGCACTGAAGGCCCGCATACATCCGTCCAGCGCGGTGTGCGGGAAATTCCGGCCCCCGGTCGTCGTCTACACCGAGCTGGTGGCGACGCGACTGAACTATCTGCGCAACGTGACCGAAATCGATCCGGCGTGGATCGATGAGGTGGTGCCGAACGTGAGCCAGTACCAGACGAAGGGCTTCAAGGAGAACCACTTCCGGGCGTTCCAATCGCACAAATGA
- the LOC121593190 gene encoding monocyte to macrophage differentiation factor: protein MQDGLISRAGAAICNDTYPAKGSANYNVPPVDGGAGQYSPSKACAHHHHHPARQQQQQPPSPQHTPSGDFKLCGYDGTTMSCGPLGDECLPSSTGGSPLTGRTGKADLFGVLEFWLQIRYDLSTLPWEQLQTIQLKNPRAAPGCAYIPTKVEHIANIVTHGTWVLPSMYAALYLYGRSHTPAQTLAAIIYGAALSMLFFVSTCFHCVCYCNHNRPLKDALHRCDRAMIYIFIAGSYYPWLSLGHTTHPQIVSVVKWSVWVMAVLGIVYQQMYHERYKCLETFFYVVIGLGPSVVIVLWGHEFTGMAELKFGGVLYIIGIVFFKSDGLFPFAHAIWHLFVVFAASVHYFAIMTYLFPDTSTIVSSAVEGAAAG from the exons ATGCAGGATGGTCTCATTTCCCGCGCCGGGGCAGCTATCTGTAACGACACCTATCCTGCCAAGGGGTCAGCCAACTACAACGTTCCACCAGTGGACGGAGGAGCGGGTCAATACTCTCCCTCGAAAGCATgtgcccatcatcatcatcaccctgcccggcagcagcagcagcagccgccctCCCCGCAGCACACGCCGAGTGGAGACTTTAAGCTCTGCGGGTACGACGGTACTACGATGAGCTGTGGTCCGCTGGGTGATGAGTGTTTACCAAGCAGCACCGGTGGAAGTCCACTGACCGGCCGCACCGGAAAGGCGGACCTGTTTGGTGTGCTGGAGTTTTGGCTACAGATACGCTATGACCTATCGACGCTACCGTGGGAACAATTGCAAACGATCCAGCTAAAGAACCCCCGTGCCGCACCGGGCTGTGCGTACATTCCGACAAAG GTGGAACACATTGCCAACATAGTCACGCACGGTACCTGGGTACTGCCATCGATGTATGCCGCCCTCTACCTTTACGGGCGCAGCCACACGCCAGCCCAAACGCTTGCGGCCATCATCTATGGGGCGGCCCTTTCGATGCTGTTCTTTGTCTCGACCTGCTTCCACTGCGTCTGCTACTGTAACCACAATCGGCCGCTGAAGGATGCGCTGCATCGATGTGATCGTGCGATGATCTACATCTTCATCGCCGGCTCGTACTATCCGTGGCTCAGCCTGGGACATACGACTCATCCGCAGATAGTGTCCGTGGTAAAGTGGAGCGTCTGGGTGATGGCCGTGCTGGGCATTGTTTATCAACAG ATGTACCACGAACGGTACAAGTGCTTGGAGACGTTCTTCTACGTGGTGATCGGACTCGGCCCATCGGTCGTGATTGTGCTGTGGGGCCACGAGTTTACCGGTATGGCCGAGCTAAAGTTTGGCGGTGTGCTGTACATTATCGGTATCGTGTTCTTTAAGTCGGATGGGCTTTTCCCTTTCGCGCACGCGATCTGGCATCTGTTTGTGGTGTTTGCCGCATCCGTGCATTACTTTGCCATCATGACCTACCTGTTTCCGGACACGAGCACCATCGTTTCATCCGCGGTGGAAGGTGCTGCGGCCGGTTAA
- the LOC121593192 gene encoding uncharacterized protein LOC121593192 — MDRSSSQQRKKRRESKRKSGDKKKPKPNRSEESLHPSYTNLQPPYSAICRQRYHANNVLYEQQFNYELKMLELMQNSAYDSMRFHRHFAITTLWPPLHTRKEIEFVLDKFFRHPERQTRRLQEIMKGPVH; from the exons ATGGATCGGAGCAGCTCCCAGCAGCGCAAAAAGCGCCGTGAATCGAAGCGCAAGTCGGGCGATAAAAAGAAACCCAAACCGAACCGTTCGGAGGAAAGTTTACATCCCAGCTACACTAATCTGCAGCCTCCATA CTCGGCCATTTGTCGCCAACGGTATCACGCAAACAATGTGCTGTATGAGCAACAGTTCAACTACGAGCTGAAAATGCTGGAGCTGATGCAAAATTCGGCCTACGATTCGATGCGGTTCCATCG ccaTTTTGCCATCACGACGCTCTGGCCACCGTTGCACACGCGCAAGGAGATTGAGTTTGTGTTGGATAAATTTTTCCGCCATCCGGAGCGACAGACACGCCGTCTGCAGGAAATTATGAAAGGTCCTGTCCACTAA
- the LOC121593191 gene encoding cilia- and flagella-associated protein 20-like, which yields MGLELDLILSCLERTYAASIDGRYWLIIFGPMDHSKHCPRHTTDWLSTTLCRERCGSLLWAVFPVQLILTMFRNAFQHRFVTVFSSAGSKPLAIWDVHTKNGHSRRVTDEDIRSLAFELIGVNVATTYMVAPCAPCPSLSIKLPFLVMLVKNMKKFFCFEVQILDDRQSLRRLRFSNYQSGTRVDNFSSCMPLSLTCNWNHVQLNLAEFIRRAYGTNYVETVRLQIHANVRIKRIYFCDQLYTNDETPTELRLFPPVRPNRMVQLKAQQKPAAIPHEPIETVRPPTPVNAADISNMLENELAPAQCAVGTDG from the exons atggGATTGGAATTGGATTTGATTCTTTCATGCTTGGAGCGTACGTATGCTGCTTCTATTGATGGTCGATACTGGTTGATTATTTTTGGACCAATGGATCACAGCAAACACTGCCCAAGACACACGACGGACTGGTTGTCGACAACGTTATGTAGAGAGCGGTGTGGTAGTTTGTTGTGGGCAGTATTTCCTGTGCAACTCATCCTGACGATGTTCCGCAACGCTTTTCAGCATAGATTCGTGACAGTTTTCTCGAGCGCCGGAAGCAAACCATTGGCCATCTGGGATGTGCACACGAAAAACGGCCACTCGCGGCGGGTAACCGATGAAGATATCCGCTCCCTGGCCTTCGAACTGATCGGGGTGAATGTTGCGACCACGTACATGGTAGCACCGTGCGCACCATGTCCCTCGCTTTCGATTAAGCTCCCATTTCTGGTGATGTTggttaaaaatatgaaaaagttCTTTTGCTTCGAGGTTCAG ATCCTGGATGACAGACAATCGCTACGTCGGCTACGCTTTTCCAACTATCAGAGTGGAACGCGCGTGGATAATTTCAGCTCCTGCATGCCCTTATCGTTGACCTGCAATTGGAACCATGTGCAGTTGAATTTGGCCGAGTTTATCAGGCGTGCGTACGGTACCAATTACGTCGAAACGGTTCGGCTGCAGATACATGCAAATGTGCGCATTAAGCGTATCTATTTCTGCGATCAGCTGTACACGAACGATGAAACACCGACTGAGCTGCGACTTTTTCCACCGGTGCGTCCCAACCGGATGGTGCAGCTGAAGGCACAGCAGAAGCCGGCCGCAATCCCTCACGAACCGATCGAAACGGTACGGCCTCCGACCCCGGTGAATGCGGCGGACATTTCGAACATGTTGGAAAACGAACTGGCCCCTGCCCAGTGCGCTGTTGGAACGGACGGTTAA